A region of Streptomyces sp. NBC_01750 DNA encodes the following proteins:
- a CDS encoding maleylpyruvate isomerase family mycothiol-dependent enzyme produces the protein MEIPDHSRWASTPAAHRNAVAAETARFVAVVKGAQPATPVPSCPGWTLVDLIRHTGSVQRWFSVLLRQLVQEPPRSRDVDLRLPADEDGYPDWLTSSAAEAAGAFEVTDPDAPMWVWGADRHARFWVRRMLFETLVHRADAELAVGLRPEIDRDLAADGVDEFLVNLPFASPFAPKVANLRGDGETIRFRCTDSDGDWLVRLRPDGFGIDHVAAAAGTATPADATVQGAAADLLLLMYGRLDRGSEVFESSGNEDLLTLWFSNSEF, from the coding sequence ATGGAAATACCTGATCATTCGCGCTGGGCTTCCACCCCTGCAGCCCACCGCAACGCCGTCGCCGCGGAGACCGCCAGGTTCGTGGCGGTCGTCAAGGGCGCACAGCCGGCGACCCCCGTGCCGAGCTGCCCGGGCTGGACGCTCGTCGACCTGATCAGGCACACCGGCAGTGTGCAGCGCTGGTTCTCCGTGCTGCTGCGACAGCTCGTCCAGGAACCACCGCGGAGCCGTGACGTGGACCTGCGGCTGCCGGCCGACGAGGACGGCTATCCCGACTGGCTGACATCGAGTGCGGCGGAGGCCGCGGGCGCCTTCGAGGTCACCGACCCGGATGCCCCGATGTGGGTGTGGGGCGCCGATCGCCATGCCAGGTTCTGGGTGCGGCGGATGCTGTTCGAGACTCTGGTCCACCGTGCCGACGCGGAACTCGCCGTCGGCCTCAGGCCAGAGATCGACCGCGACCTTGCGGCCGACGGCGTGGACGAGTTCCTGGTCAATCTGCCCTTCGCCTCGCCCTTCGCCCCCAAGGTGGCCAATCTGCGGGGCGACGGAGAGACCATTCGCTTCCGGTGCACCGACAGTGACGGTGACTGGCTGGTCCGTCTGCGGCCCGACGGTTTCGGGATCGACCACGTCGCCGCGGCCGCCGGGACAGCCACACCGGCCGACGCCACCGTTCAGGGAGCCGCCGCGGATCTGCTGCTGCTGATGTACGGCCGTCTCGACCGCGGCTCGGAGGTCTTCGAGAGTTCCGGGAACGAGGATCTGCTGACGCTCTGGTTCAGCAACTCCGAGTTTTGA
- a CDS encoding permease, with the protein MHAVLHALSIAGSMTWEITWALILGFVLSAVVQAVVRKSTVVSLLGDDHPRTLAIAAGLGAASSSCSYAAVALARSLFRKGANFTAAMAFEIASTNLVVELGVILALLMGWQFTAAEFVGGPVMIIVLAVLFRLFLRDKLLIHAREQAERGLAGSMEGHAAMDMSVQREGSFTRRLLSREGFTSTAHVFVMEWAAILRDLVLGLLIAGAIAAWVPDSFWSTFFFEGHPLASKLWGPVIGPLVAIASFVCSIGNVPLAVVLWKGGISFGGVVAFIFADLLILPILNIYRKYYGPRMALFLLGTFYPATVIAGYIVEFTFGALGLIPDQADAKVPMGGVTWNYTTWLNIAFLILAAALLVRFFRTGGMAMLRMMGGTPGNSHAPEVHGENHQGRAAGESGGGGE; encoded by the coding sequence ATCCACGCCGTACTGCACGCACTGTCGATCGCCGGTTCCATGACCTGGGAGATCACCTGGGCGCTGATCCTGGGATTCGTCCTGTCCGCCGTGGTCCAGGCGGTCGTGCGCAAGTCCACCGTCGTCTCGCTGCTGGGCGACGACCACCCTCGTACACTCGCCATCGCCGCCGGCCTCGGCGCGGCCTCGTCCTCGTGCTCCTACGCCGCGGTGGCGCTGGCCCGCTCCCTGTTCCGCAAAGGCGCGAACTTCACCGCCGCGATGGCCTTCGAGATCGCGTCGACCAACCTGGTCGTCGAACTCGGCGTCATCCTGGCACTGCTGATGGGCTGGCAGTTCACCGCGGCGGAGTTCGTCGGCGGCCCCGTCATGATCATCGTGCTGGCGGTGCTCTTCCGGCTGTTCCTGCGCGACAAACTCCTGATCCACGCTCGCGAGCAGGCCGAGCGCGGGCTCGCCGGCTCGATGGAAGGACATGCCGCGATGGACATGTCCGTGCAGCGCGAGGGCTCCTTCACCCGGCGGCTGCTGTCCCGCGAAGGCTTCACCTCGACCGCGCACGTGTTTGTCATGGAGTGGGCCGCGATCCTGCGTGACTTGGTGCTCGGCCTGCTCATCGCCGGCGCCATCGCCGCGTGGGTGCCGGACTCCTTCTGGAGCACGTTCTTCTTCGAAGGCCACCCGCTGGCATCCAAGTTGTGGGGGCCGGTCATCGGCCCGCTGGTCGCCATCGCCTCGTTCGTCTGCTCGATCGGCAACGTGCCGCTCGCGGTCGTGCTGTGGAAGGGCGGCATCAGCTTCGGCGGCGTGGTCGCGTTCATCTTCGCCGACCTGCTCATCCTGCCGATCCTCAACATCTACCGGAAGTACTACGGCCCGAGGATGGCCCTCTTCCTGCTCGGGACCTTCTATCCCGCCACGGTCATCGCCGGCTACATCGTTGAGTTCACCTTCGGTGCCCTCGGCCTCATCCCCGACCAGGCCGACGCCAAGGTCCCCATGGGGGGCGTCACATGGAACTACACCACCTGGCTCAACATCGCCTTCCTCATCCTGGCAGCCGCCCTCCTGGTGCGGTTCTTCCGCACCGGCGGGATGGCGATGCTGCGCATGATGGGCGGCACGCCCGGCAACAGTCACGCCCCCGAAGTCCACGGCGAGAACCATCAGGGCCGGGCGGCGGGCGAGTCCGGTGGTGGTGGCGAGTGA
- a CDS encoding VWA domain-containing protein, translated as MITRKRLAAASCGLLAALAVALFPAAAAAGEPVAKTSPKVELVLDVSGSMRARDIDGQTRMAAAKQAFNEVLDAVPKEVQLGIRTLGANYAGDDKKLGCKDTRPLYPVGPLDRTEAKTAVATLAPTGWTPIGPALLGAAKDLEGGDATRRIVLITDGEDTCAPLDPCVVARDIAAKGIHLVVDTLGLVPDAKTRDQLRCIAEATGGTYTSVQHTDELSGRVSQLVDRAAAPVVTPVATEGGQQCTGAPQLKPGLYTDREKFGEHRWYRVDVLPGQELRASVSVGADRAVNNDYGVMLRAVTVHGREIVRGAEAGDGRTDMISAGLRYPKAPLDDADEAKAAAETVCLQVSNSFSAPASVKTAPGLPVELTIDVVDASDDAADVASFGLGRGWWLLAVLVLTGLVAGLLWGWISRWRVAVWRTN; from the coding sequence ATGATCACAAGAAAACGGCTGGCGGCCGCGTCGTGCGGCCTGCTCGCCGCCCTGGCTGTCGCGCTCTTCCCGGCGGCAGCCGCCGCCGGTGAACCGGTGGCGAAGACTTCCCCCAAGGTCGAGTTGGTGCTCGACGTCAGCGGATCGATGCGGGCGCGCGACATCGACGGTCAGACCCGGATGGCAGCGGCGAAGCAGGCGTTCAACGAGGTACTGGACGCGGTGCCGAAAGAGGTGCAGCTCGGCATACGTACCCTAGGCGCCAACTACGCCGGTGACGACAAGAAGCTCGGCTGCAAGGACACCAGGCCGCTCTACCCGGTGGGCCCGCTCGACCGGACCGAGGCGAAGACCGCCGTGGCGACGCTCGCTCCCACCGGCTGGACGCCGATCGGGCCGGCTCTGCTGGGTGCGGCCAAGGACCTCGAGGGCGGCGACGCCACCAGGCGGATCGTGCTCATCACGGACGGCGAGGACACCTGTGCTCCGCTCGACCCGTGTGTCGTCGCGCGAGACATCGCCGCCAAGGGGATCCACCTCGTCGTGGACACGCTGGGGCTGGTCCCGGACGCCAAGACCCGTGACCAGCTGAGGTGCATCGCCGAAGCCACCGGCGGCACGTACACCTCCGTACAGCACACCGATGAACTCTCCGGCCGCGTCAGCCAATTGGTGGACCGTGCCGCAGCCCCCGTCGTCACCCCGGTGGCGACCGAGGGCGGACAGCAGTGCACCGGCGCACCGCAGCTCAAGCCGGGCCTCTACACCGACCGCGAGAAGTTCGGTGAGCACCGCTGGTACCGGGTGGATGTCCTGCCCGGCCAGGAGCTGCGCGCCTCGGTGAGCGTCGGCGCCGACCGGGCCGTCAACAACGACTACGGCGTCATGCTGCGGGCGGTGACCGTACACGGCCGGGAAATCGTCCGCGGCGCGGAGGCGGGCGACGGACGCACCGACATGATCTCGGCCGGGCTGCGCTATCCGAAGGCTCCGCTGGACGACGCGGACGAGGCCAAGGCCGCCGCGGAGACCGTATGCCTGCAGGTCAGCAACTCCTTCTCGGCGCCCGCGTCGGTCAAGACCGCCCCGGGCCTGCCCGTCGAGCTCACCATCGACGTCGTCGACGCGTCCGACGACGCGGCCGACGTGGCGTCGTTCGGTCTCGGCCGGGGCTGGTGGCTCCTCGCCGTTCTGGTGCTCACCGGCCTGGTGGCCGGTCTGCTCTGGGGCTGGATCTCACGCTGGCGCGTCGCTGTCTGGAGGACCAACTGA
- a CDS encoding NAD(P)-dependent oxidoreductase, whose translation MATPTTPHDTARPTVAVLGTGIMGAAMARNLLRAGLPVRVWNRTRAKAEALEADGAYGAASPADAVTGADVVLTMLSDGPTVLATMREASPGPAPGTVWAQAATVGDAVTAELADLARQRGLVFVDAPVLGTRQPAEAGELLVLAAGPDTARAVLTPVFEAVGRRTTWVDDDGSTGAASRLKLVLNSWVGALTHATGEAIALAQGLGVDPQSVLDSVAGGPLDNGYLRATAKAILAGDYTPNFAVTNALKDARLIVEAGERSGVRLDVARAGVARFERLVDRGLGEYDMAASCLASFDEGREPDQDAG comes from the coding sequence GTGGCCACACCGACAACGCCCCATGACACGGCCCGTCCCACGGTGGCGGTGCTCGGCACCGGCATCATGGGCGCCGCGATGGCGCGCAACCTGCTCCGGGCCGGACTGCCCGTGCGTGTGTGGAACCGTACGAGGGCCAAGGCCGAGGCCCTGGAGGCCGACGGAGCGTACGGTGCCGCGTCCCCCGCCGATGCCGTCACCGGCGCGGACGTGGTGCTGACCATGCTCAGCGACGGGCCGACGGTGCTCGCCACCATGCGTGAGGCGAGCCCCGGCCCCGCCCCAGGAACGGTCTGGGCCCAGGCGGCCACCGTCGGCGACGCCGTCACGGCGGAGCTGGCCGACCTCGCGCGGCAGCGGGGCCTCGTCTTCGTCGACGCTCCCGTTCTCGGCACCAGGCAGCCCGCCGAAGCCGGAGAGCTGCTGGTACTCGCCGCGGGCCCGGACACTGCCCGAGCCGTACTGACGCCTGTCTTCGAAGCCGTGGGCCGGCGCACCACCTGGGTGGACGACGACGGCTCCACCGGTGCCGCCAGCAGACTCAAACTGGTGTTGAACAGCTGGGTCGGCGCACTGACGCATGCCACGGGCGAGGCGATCGCCCTTGCGCAGGGGCTCGGTGTCGATCCACAGTCGGTCCTCGACAGTGTGGCCGGCGGACCGTTGGACAACGGGTACCTGCGGGCCACGGCCAAGGCGATCCTCGCCGGCGACTACACGCCGAACTTCGCTGTCACCAACGCCCTGAAGGACGCACGGCTCATCGTCGAAGCGGGCGAGCGCTCCGGTGTACGGCTGGATGTGGCACGGGCCGGAGTGGCGCGTTTCGAGAGACTGGTGGACCGGGGTCTGGGCGAATACGACATGGCCGCCAGCTGTCTCGCCTCCTTCGACGAAGGCCGCGAGCCTGACCAGGACGCCGGTTGA
- a CDS encoding type B 50S ribosomal protein L31, translating to MKVTFTPTERPYRGGTTPRIHPVSRPVVFRDRAADIAFLTRSTADSTQRVEWEDGHTYPVIDVEVSSASHPFYTGKSRVLDSAGRVERFERRYGTAAPARS from the coding sequence GTGAAAGTGACATTCACCCCCACTGAGCGCCCGTACCGAGGAGGGACTACGCCTCGTATCCACCCCGTCTCGCGCCCGGTCGTCTTCCGCGACCGCGCCGCGGACATCGCCTTCCTGACCCGCTCGACCGCCGACTCCACGCAGCGTGTGGAGTGGGAGGACGGTCACACCTACCCGGTGATCGACGTCGAGGTCTCCTCGGCGAGCCACCCGTTCTACACCGGTAAATCCCGGGTCCTGGACTCGGCCGGCCGAGTGGAGCGCTTCGAGCGCCGCTACGGCACCGCCGCGCCCGCTCGGAGCTGA
- a CDS encoding ABC transporter ATP-binding protein/permease translates to MGERPVASTAPELVLETDEGSTVMSPSRDYHVGRDPRSDIVIDDVRVSWHHAVLRPDADHWTLEDEHSTNGTYADGRRIHESGVGPGSVIRFGNPSDGPRAVLVGRAAPTSAAAVPARPSAVSMPSLTGTFRQPTTVRPLPVRFVRIGRDADNDLVIDDLVVSRRHAELRAQPDGTYEIVDLGSHNGTFLNGQPVDQAEVSPGDILGIGHSAFCLVGDQLQEFVDTGEVSLDVQDLTVSVDRDRKTLLDHVSFPVGEKCLLAVVGPSGAGKSTLLNALTGLRPADQGTVLYDGRDLYHDYAELRQRIGLVPQDDILHSQLTVQRALGYAAELRFPHDTAKTERQARVTEVVRELGLEQRAGQPIHSLSGGQRKRVSVALELLTKPSLLFLDEPTSGLDPGMDRSVMHMLRGLADDGRTVIVVTHSVLSLDVCDRLLVLAPGGKIAYYGPPDDALAFFGFEQWPEAFEAFENDEVREWAGEYRESPFHQRYIANSTAQPRLPHDAGAAAITPPRTRSWGAQLWTLVRRYAAALSADRTFLVIMIALPFVMGAMTRALAGSRLTPATAMNALLILCVGGVLTGAANAVRELVKERVIYQRERAVGLSRSAYLMSKVVVLGSVTVLQAVVLTLVGLVGVDLNAPDDEGVLMPPLLEITLAVALLSFTAMMLGLLVSALVRKEEVTMPLLVLLAIVQVVFCGALLKLHGVPGVEQLAWLVPSRWALGAMAGTIGLSRIIPGDLTADPLFERSQAVWLLDMGMLVVLSLVFGYVVVRLLRRHEPAVMRK, encoded by the coding sequence ATGGGAGAGCGGCCTGTCGCGTCGACTGCGCCCGAGCTCGTCCTCGAAACCGACGAGGGCTCCACGGTGATGAGTCCGAGCCGGGACTATCACGTCGGGCGCGACCCCAGGAGCGACATCGTCATCGACGATGTCCGGGTCTCCTGGCACCACGCGGTGCTCCGGCCCGACGCCGATCACTGGACGCTCGAGGACGAGCACAGCACGAACGGCACATACGCCGACGGCAGGCGCATCCACGAGTCGGGAGTCGGCCCCGGCAGCGTGATCCGGTTCGGCAATCCCTCCGACGGCCCGCGCGCCGTACTCGTCGGCCGTGCGGCTCCGACGTCGGCGGCGGCGGTACCCGCCCGTCCGTCCGCCGTCTCCATGCCCTCCCTCACCGGCACCTTCCGGCAGCCGACCACCGTACGGCCGCTGCCCGTCCGCTTCGTACGCATCGGCCGCGACGCCGACAACGACCTGGTCATCGACGACCTCGTCGTCTCACGCCGGCATGCCGAGCTACGGGCGCAGCCGGACGGCACATACGAGATCGTCGATCTCGGCAGTCACAACGGCACCTTTCTCAACGGCCAGCCGGTCGACCAGGCCGAGGTCTCCCCCGGCGACATCCTCGGTATCGGGCACTCGGCGTTCTGCCTCGTCGGCGACCAGCTGCAGGAATTCGTCGACACCGGTGAGGTGTCGCTCGACGTCCAGGACCTGACGGTCTCGGTGGACCGGGACCGCAAGACGCTCCTCGACCACGTCTCCTTCCCGGTCGGCGAGAAATGCCTGCTCGCCGTCGTGGGGCCCAGCGGAGCGGGCAAGTCGACGCTCCTCAACGCGCTGACCGGGCTCCGTCCCGCCGATCAGGGCACCGTCCTCTACGACGGCCGCGACCTCTACCACGACTACGCGGAGCTGCGTCAGCGCATCGGACTCGTACCGCAGGACGACATCCTGCACTCCCAGCTGACGGTCCAGCGGGCCCTCGGATACGCGGCCGAGCTGCGGTTTCCGCATGACACCGCGAAGACCGAACGTCAGGCCAGGGTCACCGAGGTCGTCCGCGAACTGGGGCTGGAACAGCGGGCCGGGCAGCCGATCCACAGTCTGTCGGGCGGTCAGCGCAAACGGGTGAGTGTGGCTCTGGAGCTGCTCACCAAGCCGTCGCTGCTCTTCCTCGACGAGCCGACCTCCGGACTCGACCCCGGCATGGACCGGTCGGTCATGCATATGCTCCGTGGCCTCGCCGACGACGGACGTACGGTCATCGTGGTCACCCACAGCGTGCTCAGTCTGGACGTGTGCGACCGGCTGCTGGTGCTCGCCCCGGGCGGGAAGATCGCCTATTACGGGCCGCCCGACGACGCGCTCGCCTTCTTCGGCTTCGAGCAGTGGCCGGAGGCGTTCGAGGCCTTCGAGAACGACGAGGTCCGCGAGTGGGCCGGAGAGTACCGCGAGTCCCCGTTCCACCAGCGGTACATCGCGAACTCGACCGCGCAGCCACGCCTCCCGCACGACGCGGGGGCCGCAGCGATCACGCCGCCGCGGACCCGGAGCTGGGGGGCGCAGCTGTGGACCCTGGTGCGGCGGTACGCGGCCGCGCTGAGCGCCGACCGGACCTTCCTGGTCATCATGATCGCCCTGCCGTTCGTGATGGGCGCGATGACCCGCGCCCTGGCCGGGAGCCGGCTGACCCCGGCAACAGCGATGAACGCCCTGCTCATCCTGTGTGTGGGCGGTGTGCTGACCGGCGCCGCCAATGCCGTACGGGAGCTGGTCAAGGAACGGGTCATCTACCAGCGTGAGCGGGCCGTCGGGCTGTCCAGATCCGCGTATCTGATGTCCAAGGTCGTGGTGCTGGGCAGCGTCACGGTGCTGCAGGCCGTCGTACTGACCCTCGTCGGTCTGGTCGGCGTCGACCTCAACGCCCCCGACGACGAAGGAGTGCTGATGCCGCCCCTGCTGGAAATCACCCTGGCCGTGGCCCTGCTGTCCTTCACCGCGATGATGCTCGGCCTGCTCGTCTCCGCGCTGGTGCGCAAGGAGGAAGTCACGATGCCGCTGCTGGTGCTCCTCGCCATTGTCCAGGTCGTCTTCTGCGGCGCGCTGCTGAAACTCCACGGAGTTCCCGGGGTCGAGCAGCTTGCGTGGCTGGTCCCCTCGAGATGGGCGCTGGGAGCGATGGCAGGGACCATCGGGCTCTCGCGGATCATCCCGGGCGATCTGACAGCGGATCCGCTTTTCGAACGCTCCCAGGCGGTGTGGCTGCTCGACATGGGGATGCTTGTGGTGCTCTCGCTCGTCTTCGGATACGTGGTCGTGAGACTCCTGCGCCGACATGAACCCGCCGTCATGCGGAAGTAG
- a CDS encoding serine/threonine-protein kinase, whose translation MARAPHDPGLPVGRASDLLGKQIAGYRVEIEIGRGGMAVVYRAKDLRLGRTVALKLLAPELARNDTFRQRFTHESRVAAAIDHPHIVPVFEAGETDGILYIAMRYVAGQDLRALLDRQGPLSLVDAGRIAAQVASALDAAHDHDLVHRDVKPGNILVAAGTDSDHPEHVYLTDFGLTKKSLSLTGFTTVGQFVGTLDYVAPEQISGRPVDGRCDVYSLACVVHETLAGTPPFQRDDDIALLWAHQYDPPPPVTAQRHELPAAVDGVLAKALAKSPDDRYDSCLQFVTALRAAAAGVGEGGHQPTQVDLRLRAEDADPEPPPQPPRWALPAFPGHPG comes from the coding sequence ATGGCCCGCGCCCCGCACGACCCGGGCCTGCCGGTCGGACGGGCCTCCGACCTGCTCGGGAAGCAGATCGCCGGGTACCGGGTCGAGATCGAGATCGGCCGCGGCGGGATGGCCGTCGTCTACCGCGCCAAGGACCTGCGGCTGGGCCGCACCGTCGCGCTCAAACTGCTTGCTCCCGAACTCGCCCGCAACGACACCTTCCGGCAGCGTTTCACCCATGAATCGAGGGTGGCCGCCGCGATCGACCACCCGCACATCGTGCCGGTCTTCGAGGCCGGCGAGACCGACGGCATCCTCTACATCGCCATGCGCTACGTCGCCGGACAGGACCTGCGCGCGCTCCTCGACCGCCAGGGACCGCTGTCCCTGGTGGACGCGGGACGGATCGCCGCTCAGGTGGCGTCCGCGCTCGACGCCGCCCACGACCACGACCTGGTGCACCGCGACGTCAAACCCGGCAACATCCTGGTCGCGGCGGGCACGGACAGCGACCATCCCGAGCACGTCTACCTCACGGACTTCGGCCTGACGAAGAAGTCGCTGTCGCTGACCGGGTTCACCACCGTGGGCCAGTTCGTCGGGACGCTCGACTATGTGGCGCCGGAGCAGATTTCGGGGCGCCCGGTGGACGGCAGGTGCGATGTCTACAGCCTCGCCTGCGTCGTCCACGAGACTCTGGCCGGCACACCGCCCTTCCAACGTGACGACGACATAGCGCTCTTGTGGGCCCACCAGTACGACCCGCCGCCGCCCGTCACCGCGCAGCGGCACGAACTCCCCGCCGCCGTCGACGGCGTACTGGCGAAGGCCCTCGCCAAGAGTCCCGACGACCGGTACGACTCGTGCCTGCAGTTCGTGACCGCCCTGCGCGCCGCGGCGGCGGGCGTCGGGGAAGGGGGCCATCAGCCGACGCAGGTGGACCTTCGCCTCCGCGCCGAGGACGCCGACCCGGAGCCGCCGCCGCAGCCGCCCCGCTGGGCACTGCCGGCCTTCCCCGGTCACCCCGGTTAA
- a CDS encoding streptophobe family protein, whose translation MSQQLSSERAGRRRASHGWRDALAAVLAGLALMIVTASLGLWAAGAAELPGNAFPRVVAAVVVMAVGGSVDLSGDAGLIAETQAGLTVMPLSVTLAGALVIAGGFLRPLRNRAVASTRELTGWAARMAAVWALALIALAALARHSFAVRPGDRTIADIGDLLDASPEVGFRADIALTLVFGLLWLAALLVLALLVSRKAPLPARLVRFQESVRPAAFAMVALLMAYVVLGLVIGLVVLVTRGHPAETCAVLLLGLPNLAWLALTLGLGASWEGKVQGPFGLPVPHVMDSVLRTSDGSTLNLSSLTQYDGRAWWLLVVAALLLPAAAFLMAARSPARTRPWQHAVHMAVALALTVLTICLVARLSAHYGLSLLGLGDIGGGLAGEVFLRPMLFTSLGLAVVWGLAAGFVGSLLAARVRRRGEVEPAAN comes from the coding sequence GTGAGCCAGCAGCTATCCAGCGAACGGGCCGGCAGGAGACGTGCCTCCCACGGCTGGCGTGACGCCCTCGCAGCGGTGCTCGCCGGGCTGGCCCTCATGATCGTCACGGCCTCTCTCGGCCTGTGGGCGGCGGGCGCGGCAGAGCTCCCCGGGAACGCGTTTCCGCGGGTCGTCGCGGCCGTCGTCGTGATGGCCGTCGGCGGCTCGGTCGACCTCTCGGGAGACGCCGGGCTGATCGCCGAGACGCAGGCGGGCCTCACGGTGATGCCTCTCTCGGTGACCCTCGCCGGGGCCCTGGTCATCGCCGGCGGCTTTCTCCGGCCGCTGCGGAACCGAGCCGTCGCCAGTACCCGCGAACTGACCGGCTGGGCCGCCAGGATGGCGGCGGTGTGGGCGCTCGCACTCATCGCCCTCGCGGCCCTGGCCCGCCACAGCTTCGCCGTCCGGCCCGGGGACCGGACGATCGCGGACATCGGCGACCTGCTGGACGCATCACCCGAGGTCGGGTTCCGGGCCGACATCGCTCTCACCCTGGTGTTCGGCCTGCTGTGGCTGGCGGCCCTGCTCGTGCTGGCCCTTCTCGTCTCGCGCAAGGCGCCGCTGCCCGCCCGGCTGGTGCGCTTCCAGGAGTCGGTGCGCCCCGCAGCTTTCGCCATGGTGGCGCTGCTGATGGCGTACGTCGTACTGGGGCTGGTCATCGGACTCGTCGTCCTGGTCACCCGTGGTCACCCGGCCGAGACGTGCGCCGTGCTCCTCCTCGGACTGCCGAACCTCGCCTGGCTCGCCCTCACGCTCGGCCTCGGCGCTTCCTGGGAGGGGAAGGTGCAGGGCCCCTTCGGGCTGCCGGTGCCGCACGTGATGGACTCGGTACTGCGCACCTCGGACGGCTCCACCCTCAACCTGAGTTCGCTCACCCAGTACGACGGACGGGCCTGGTGGCTGCTGGTCGTCGCCGCGCTCCTGCTGCCCGCCGCCGCGTTCCTCATGGCGGCCCGCTCACCAGCCCGGACGCGGCCCTGGCAGCACGCGGTGCACATGGCGGTGGCGCTCGCCCTCACGGTGCTCACCATCTGCCTCGTCGCCCGGCTCTCGGCGCACTACGGCCTGTCGCTACTGGGCCTCGGAGACATCGGAGGCGGCCTCGCCGGAGAGGTGTTCCTGCGTCCGATGCTGTTCACGTCGCTCGGCCTGGCCGTGGTCTGGGGACTGGCCGCCGGCTTCGTCGGCAGCCTGCTCGCCGCGCGGGTCCGCCGTCGCGGAGAGGTGGAGCCGGCTGCGAACTGA
- a CDS encoding DUF6777 domain-containing protein, whose product MSAQPPPSERPTGPPSGPLSGPSRPGSTPPPGPVPPKPPPSGGGFGGTGPGGTGGTGGPGGPPQGPGEGPGHPWWRSVPRIAAIAAALVVAVVLTIVFTRPNESAKAAEVVLEPAGSTGPDPFTESTARESTPPPTLPRLPSTPANATRSVRGSTPGLYTGTRKVASCDVEKQVSSLTADPAKNRAFASVHGIAPAAVPAYLRSLTPVQLGMDTRVTNHGYKNGATTSYQAVLQAGTAVLVDGRGVPQVRCGCGNPLRPLVPLKGTPKPKGDPWPAYRPSNVVVVAPSVTVVNVFIVFDPHKNDWFSRDRGDTGRHDKKTSPPVRQELPRFPDTSSPSPGESSPSPGSSSPSPGKPNLRPESSEPPASPAPGSSTPSPAQPNLRPESSEPPASPPPGSSTPSPGKPNLRPESSEPPTSSLPAPPPPAVPESPSGPASGSESSPLLPNSPVT is encoded by the coding sequence GTGAGTGCCCAACCGCCACCGTCCGAACGTCCCACCGGACCTCCCTCGGGCCCGCTCTCAGGCCCGTCGCGGCCGGGTTCGACGCCTCCGCCCGGTCCGGTGCCGCCGAAGCCCCCACCGAGCGGCGGGGGCTTCGGCGGCACCGGACCGGGCGGCACAGGCGGCACCGGCGGACCGGGCGGACCGCCGCAGGGCCCGGGCGAGGGCCCCGGCCACCCCTGGTGGCGGTCCGTCCCACGGATTGCGGCGATCGCCGCCGCGCTCGTGGTAGCGGTGGTGCTGACCATCGTCTTCACCCGTCCCAACGAATCGGCCAAGGCTGCCGAGGTGGTCCTCGAACCCGCCGGCTCCACCGGCCCGGATCCGTTCACCGAATCCACGGCGCGGGAGAGCACCCCTCCACCGACGCTTCCCAGACTGCCGAGCACCCCGGCCAACGCCACCCGCAGTGTGCGGGGATCGACCCCCGGCCTCTACACCGGGACCCGAAAGGTTGCCAGCTGCGACGTGGAGAAGCAGGTCAGCTCTCTCACGGCCGATCCGGCCAAGAACCGGGCGTTCGCCTCGGTCCACGGCATCGCGCCCGCCGCCGTTCCCGCATACCTGCGGTCACTGACGCCCGTACAGCTCGGCATGGACACCCGGGTCACCAACCACGGCTACAAGAACGGCGCCACCACCAGTTACCAGGCGGTCCTGCAGGCCGGTACGGCCGTGCTCGTCGACGGCCGGGGCGTGCCGCAGGTGCGCTGCGGTTGCGGCAATCCGCTGCGGCCTCTGGTCCCGTTGAAGGGCACACCCAAACCGAAAGGTGACCCCTGGCCCGCGTACCGGCCCTCGAACGTCGTGGTCGTGGCGCCCTCCGTCACGGTGGTGAACGTGTTCATCGTGTTCGACCCGCACAAGAATGACTGGTTCTCCCGCGACAGGGGCGACACCGGCCGCCATGACAAGAAGACCTCCCCTCCGGTGAGACAAGAGCTGCCGCGCTTCCCCGACACGTCGTCGCCGTCCCCGGGCGAGTCATCGCCCTCTCCCGGCAGCTCGTCGCCGTCCCCGGGGAAACCGAATCTGCGGCCCGAGTCCTCCGAGCCCCCGGCATCCCCGGCGCCCGGCAGCTCAACCCCGTCCCCTGCACAACCGAACCTGCGGCCCGAGTCCTCCGAGCCCCCGGCATCCCCGCCGCCCGGCAGCTCAACCCCGTCCCCGGGGAAACCGAATCTGCGGCCTGAGTCCTCCGAGCCCCCGACGTCCTCGCTGCCTGCGCCACCGCCTCCCGCGGTCCCGGAATCTCCTTCCGGACCCGCCTCGGGGTCGGAGTCGTCTCCCCTCCTGCCGAACTCACCCGTGACCTGA